In Desulfovibrio sp. X2, a single window of DNA contains:
- a CDS encoding MoaD/ThiS family protein: MHITVKCFATLGPFQPAESDRYPLQPGESAEDVMRRLGIAPDSVAVLFVNGRHAEPGVTLADGDRVSLFPAVGGG, translated from the coding sequence ATGCATATCACAGTGAAATGTTTCGCCACCCTCGGCCCCTTTCAGCCCGCCGAATCGGACCGCTATCCGCTTCAGCCGGGAGAGAGCGCGGAAGACGTCATGAGGCGTCTGGGCATTGCGCCGGATTCGGTCGCCGTTCTGTTCGTCAACGGCCGTCACGCCGAGCCCGGCGTGACGCTGGCCGACGGCGACCGGGTCAGCCTGTTTCCGGCCGTGGGCGGCGGCTGA
- a CDS encoding aldehyde ferredoxin oxidoreductase C-terminal domain-containing protein, with protein sequence MIKFIRVDMSSKSAKTEECPAQYAGLAGRGLTSLFVAGEVKPTCHPLGKNNKLIFAPGFLSGTTAANSGRLSCGAKSPLTGGIKESNTGGTFSQKMAKLGIKAVVFEGLPADDKYYVIKIDADGVSFDEAPAETLGGMGNYDVVKVLQAKYGADVGVAVIGVAGEMKLTGANISFADPDGNIRSAGRGGLGAVMGSKKIKAVVIDDAGGPGVTIADQETFKGAAKRFAKALTTHPVTSQGLPQYGTNVLVNILNEAGGLPTKNFRSGRNAWANNIGGETMAATIKERGGKTTHGCHKGCIIRCSQHYMDKDGKYLTSGFEYETIWALGADAAIDDLDAIAHADREFDEVGVDSIETSVAVSVAMEAGIIPWGDAKAALDLIGQIRKGTPLGRILGSGAGAVGQMYGLTRVPVVKNQAIPAYDPRAVKGVGLTYATTPMGADHTAGYAVATNILRVGGFVDPLKKEGQVELSRNLQIATAAVDSTGMCLFIAFAILDIPDGFNALVDMINAQYGLSLTADDVTELGKTIIRAELDFNRRAGFTKADDRLPEFFEEPCPPHNTTWDFTDEEIDSVLNF encoded by the coding sequence ATGATCAAATTCATTCGGGTCGACATGAGTTCCAAGAGCGCCAAGACGGAAGAATGTCCGGCGCAGTACGCAGGGCTCGCCGGTCGCGGGCTGACGTCCCTCTTCGTGGCGGGCGAGGTCAAGCCCACCTGCCATCCCCTGGGCAAGAACAACAAGCTCATCTTCGCCCCCGGCTTTCTTTCCGGCACCACCGCGGCGAACTCCGGAAGGCTCTCGTGCGGGGCCAAGAGCCCGCTGACCGGCGGCATCAAGGAGAGCAACACCGGCGGCACGTTCTCCCAGAAGATGGCCAAGCTCGGCATCAAGGCCGTGGTGTTCGAAGGGCTGCCCGCTGACGACAAGTACTACGTGATCAAGATCGACGCCGACGGCGTGAGCTTCGACGAAGCCCCGGCGGAGACGCTCGGCGGCATGGGCAACTACGACGTGGTCAAGGTCCTGCAGGCCAAGTACGGCGCAGACGTCGGCGTGGCCGTCATCGGCGTGGCCGGAGAGATGAAGCTCACCGGGGCCAACATCTCCTTCGCCGATCCCGACGGCAACATCCGCAGCGCCGGGCGCGGCGGCCTCGGGGCCGTCATGGGCTCCAAGAAGATCAAGGCCGTCGTCATCGACGACGCGGGTGGACCCGGCGTCACCATCGCCGACCAGGAGACGTTCAAGGGCGCGGCCAAGCGTTTCGCCAAGGCCCTCACCACCCACCCGGTCACCAGCCAGGGCCTGCCCCAGTACGGCACCAACGTGCTGGTGAACATCCTCAACGAGGCCGGCGGCCTGCCCACCAAGAACTTCCGCAGCGGCCGCAATGCCTGGGCCAACAACATCGGCGGCGAGACCATGGCCGCCACCATCAAGGAGCGCGGCGGCAAGACCACCCACGGCTGCCACAAGGGCTGCATCATCCGTTGCTCGCAGCACTACATGGACAAGGACGGCAAGTACCTGACCAGCGGCTTCGAGTACGAGACCATCTGGGCGCTCGGAGCCGACGCGGCCATCGACGACCTCGACGCCATCGCCCATGCGGACCGCGAGTTCGACGAGGTCGGCGTCGATTCGATCGAGACCTCCGTCGCCGTGTCCGTGGCCATGGAGGCCGGCATCATCCCCTGGGGCGACGCCAAGGCCGCCCTGGATCTCATCGGCCAGATCCGCAAGGGGACGCCCCTGGGCAGGATTCTCGGCAGCGGCGCGGGCGCAGTCGGCCAGATGTACGGCCTGACCCGCGTGCCGGTGGTCAAGAACCAGGCCATCCCCGCCTACGACCCGCGCGCGGTCAAGGGCGTCGGCCTGACCTACGCCACCACCCCCATGGGCGCGGACCACACCGCGGGCTACGCGGTCGCCACCAACATCCTGAGGGTCGGCGGCTTCGTCGATCCCCTGAAGAAGGAAGGCCAGGTGGAGCTGTCGCGCAACCTGCAGATCGCCACCGCGGCCGTGGACAGCACGGGCATGTGCCTGTTCATCGCCTTCGCCATCCTGGACATCCCCGACGGCTTCAACGCGCTGGTGGACATGATCAACGCCCAGTACGGCCTCTCCCTGACCGCGGACGACGTCACCGAACTCGGCAAGACGATCATCCGGGCCGAGCTCGACTTCAACCGCCGGGCAGGATTCACCAAGGCCGACGACCGGCTGCCCGAGTTCTTCGAGGAGCCCTGTCCGCCGCATAACACGACCTGGGACTTCACCGACGAGGAGATCGACTCGGTTCTCAACTTCTAG